A genome region from Solirubrobacter pauli includes the following:
- a CDS encoding benzoate/H(+) symporter BenE family transporter, giving the protein MEHASHADRHAIVAGVVAALVGFTSSFAVVLAGLRAAGASPAQAASGLLAVTVTMAVATLVLSHRFRLPLLMAWSTPGAALLATTGTVDGGWPAAIGAFLICGLLIMATGVWPRLGALIGSIPTPVAQAMLAGIVLQLCLTPVRELVAAPGQIAPILVVWLIALRVARKWAIPLTFAAALVVIAADAVGDGGVHGPLVPHLEWTAPHFTSAAILGLALPLYVVTMAGQNVPGTAILAGYGYRVPWRSAMLTTGAGTAAGALAGGHAINLAAISSTLVITSQAHPDPGRRWTAATSAGWAYLVLALLSTALTTFVSAAPADVAGAVAGLALLGALTSSLSGAMNADHGREAAAVTFVVAASGVSFFSIGAAFWALLAGVATHLVTTRD; this is encoded by the coding sequence ATGGAACACGCGTCCCATGCCGACCGCCACGCGATCGTCGCCGGCGTCGTGGCGGCGCTGGTGGGCTTCACGAGCTCGTTCGCGGTCGTCCTCGCGGGCCTCCGCGCGGCGGGTGCCTCCCCGGCCCAAGCCGCGTCGGGCCTGCTCGCGGTCACCGTGACGATGGCCGTGGCGACCCTCGTGCTCAGCCACCGCTTCCGCCTCCCGCTGCTGATGGCGTGGTCGACGCCCGGCGCCGCGCTGCTGGCGACGACCGGCACCGTCGACGGCGGCTGGCCCGCGGCGATCGGCGCGTTCCTGATCTGCGGCCTGCTGATCATGGCCACGGGCGTCTGGCCGCGGCTCGGCGCCCTGATCGGCTCGATCCCGACGCCGGTCGCGCAGGCGATGCTCGCCGGCATCGTGCTCCAGCTGTGCCTCACGCCCGTGCGCGAGCTCGTCGCCGCGCCCGGGCAGATCGCGCCGATCCTGGTGGTCTGGCTGATCGCGCTGCGGGTCGCGCGCAAGTGGGCGATCCCGCTGACCTTCGCCGCCGCGCTCGTCGTGATCGCGGCGGACGCGGTCGGTGACGGAGGCGTGCACGGCCCGCTCGTCCCACACCTGGAGTGGACGGCACCGCACTTCACCTCGGCCGCCATCCTCGGCCTCGCCCTGCCGCTGTACGTCGTGACCATGGCCGGGCAGAACGTCCCCGGCACCGCGATCCTCGCCGGCTACGGCTATCGCGTCCCGTGGCGCAGCGCGATGCTCACCACCGGCGCCGGCACCGCGGCCGGGGCCTTGGCCGGCGGCCACGCGATCAACCTGGCCGCGATCAGCAGCACGCTCGTCATCACGTCCCAGGCCCACCCGGACCCGGGTCGCCGCTGGACCGCGGCGACGAGCGCGGGCTGGGCGTACCTCGTGCTCGCGCTGCTCTCGACGGCGCTGACCACGTTCGTGAGCGCCGCACCCGCCGACGTCGCCGGCGCGGTCGCCGGCCTCGCGCTGCTCGGGGCGCTCACCTCGTCCCTGTCAGGCGCGATGAACGCCGACCACGGCCGGGAGGCGGCCGCGGTCACGTTCGTCGTCGCCGCGTCGGGCGTGAGCTTCTTCTCGATCGGCGCGGCGTTCTGGGCCCTGCTGGCGGGCGTGGCGACGCACCTCGTCACCACGCGGGACTAG
- a CDS encoding TetR/AcrR family transcriptional regulator, translating to MATGFQRARSDEQRAARSQAILDAAASMLEEMTVAELSLNALSRRVGLAKSNVLRYFDSREAVLLELLYGLLREWVAHLADELPGAVDRQDAFVRRAEQLAQAIAASLEARPVLCDLISTQAAVLEHNVSVEAVTTHKLRGLEQGQIICGLILDALPELSEDDAWKYLLTVWTMASAFWPLTCAPEALVQAYAADERLARTNVEFADALADSLTTVAVGLHARATL from the coding sequence ATGGCCACCGGCTTCCAACGTGCGCGCAGTGACGAGCAGCGGGCCGCACGCAGCCAGGCGATCCTCGACGCGGCGGCGTCCATGCTCGAGGAGATGACGGTCGCGGAGCTCTCGCTCAACGCGTTGAGCCGGCGGGTCGGGCTCGCGAAGTCGAACGTGCTGCGGTACTTCGACTCGCGGGAGGCGGTGCTGCTCGAGCTGCTCTACGGGCTGCTCCGCGAGTGGGTCGCCCACCTGGCGGACGAGCTGCCCGGGGCCGTCGACCGGCAGGACGCGTTCGTCCGCCGGGCCGAGCAGCTCGCCCAGGCGATCGCCGCGTCGCTCGAGGCGCGGCCGGTGCTGTGCGACCTGATCAGCACGCAGGCCGCCGTGCTCGAGCACAACGTGTCGGTCGAGGCGGTCACCACGCACAAGCTGCGAGGGCTCGAGCAGGGGCAGATCATCTGCGGCCTGATCCTTGACGCGCTGCCCGAGCTCTCCGAGGACGACGCGTGGAAGTACCTGCTGACCGTGTGGACGATGGCGTCGGCGTTCTGGCCCCTCACGTGCGCGCCCGAAGCGCTCGTCCAGGCCTACGCCGCCGACGAGCGCCTCGCGCGGACGAACGTCGAGTTCGCGGACGCGCTCGCCGACTCGCTCACGACGGTCGCCGTCGGCCTGCACGCACGCGCCACGCTCTAG
- a CDS encoding MFS transporter yields the protein MLAIIGLAQLMVVLDATIVNIALPSAQADLGFTDESRQWIVTSYALAFGSLLLLGGRLGDVFGRKRVFIVGLAGFAGASALGGFASSFGMLVGARALQGAFGALLAPAALSLLTTTFTEPQERNRAFSVFGVIGASGAAIGLILGGALTELLDWRWTMFVNLFLAVPAAVAALRLLPRDAVAGQRTPIDLPGTLTASGGLFALVYGFSSAESDGWGAPITIAALVAGVALLVAFVVVERRVEHPLLPLRVVAHRARAGGFLAIALVGAGLFGVFLFLTYYMQQTLGFSPLESGLAFLPLMAMLMPTGAIGQMRLLPRFGPRPVVAAGMALSAGAMLMLTGVEAGSSYASAVLPALLVIGVGLGLVFGIAMDTAVRGVEGADAGVASALVNTGQQIGGSIGTALLSTLAAGAAGAYASSHPGVADLAAQSAVHGYTVAFTWSAAIFAVGAIAAWVLLPSEAPDVAVGAEPVFAH from the coding sequence GTGCTCGCGATCATCGGGCTGGCGCAGCTGATGGTCGTGCTCGACGCGACGATCGTGAACATCGCGCTGCCGTCCGCGCAGGCGGACCTCGGGTTCACGGACGAGTCGCGGCAGTGGATCGTCACCTCGTATGCGCTGGCGTTCGGCAGCCTGCTGCTGCTCGGTGGGCGGCTCGGTGATGTCTTCGGCCGCAAGCGGGTGTTCATCGTCGGGCTCGCCGGGTTCGCCGGGGCGTCCGCGCTGGGCGGGTTCGCGTCCTCGTTCGGGATGCTCGTCGGGGCCCGGGCGCTGCAGGGGGCGTTCGGCGCGCTGCTCGCGCCGGCGGCGTTGAGCCTGCTGACGACGACGTTCACGGAGCCGCAGGAGCGCAACCGGGCCTTCTCGGTCTTCGGCGTGATCGGGGCCTCTGGGGCGGCGATCGGCCTGATCCTCGGTGGAGCGCTGACCGAGCTGCTCGACTGGCGCTGGACGATGTTCGTCAACCTGTTCCTCGCGGTGCCGGCGGCTGTGGCGGCCTTGCGGTTGCTGCCGCGGGATGCGGTCGCGGGGCAGCGCACGCCGATCGACCTGCCCGGCACGCTGACGGCGTCGGGTGGTCTGTTCGCGCTGGTGTACGGGTTCTCGAGCGCTGAGTCGGACGGGTGGGGTGCGCCGATCACGATCGCGGCCCTGGTCGCGGGTGTGGCGCTGCTGGTCGCGTTCGTGGTCGTCGAGCGGCGGGTCGAGCATCCGCTGCTGCCGCTGCGGGTCGTCGCGCACCGGGCTCGCGCGGGTGGCTTCCTCGCGATCGCGCTCGTGGGCGCCGGGCTGTTCGGCGTGTTCCTGTTCCTCACGTACTACATGCAGCAGACCCTGGGCTTCTCGCCGCTCGAGTCGGGGCTGGCGTTCCTGCCCCTGATGGCGATGCTGATGCCGACCGGTGCGATCGGGCAGATGCGACTGCTGCCGCGGTTCGGTCCGCGGCCGGTGGTGGCGGCCGGGATGGCGCTGAGCGCGGGGGCGATGCTCATGCTCACGGGGGTCGAGGCCGGGTCGAGCTACGCGTCCGCGGTGCTGCCGGCGCTGCTGGTGATCGGCGTGGGCCTCGGGCTCGTCTTCGGCATCGCCATGGACACGGCGGTCCGTGGGGTGGAGGGCGCCGACGCGGGAGTGGCTTCCGCGCTGGTGAACACCGGGCAGCAGATCGGTGGCTCGATCGGCACGGCGCTGCTGAGCACGTTGGCGGCGGGGGCGGCGGGCGCGTACGCGTCCTCGCACCCGGGTGTGGCGGACCTCGCGGCGCAGAGCGCCGTCCACGGCTACACGGTCGCGTTCACGTGGTCGGCGGCGATCTTCGCGGTCGGCGCGATCGCGGCGTGGGTGCTGCTGCCGTCGGAGGCGCCGGACGTCGCCGTGGGTGCCGAGCCGGTGTTCGCCCACTGA
- a CDS encoding tyrosine-type recombinase/integrase has product MARRTYGTGSLRIDGGSWYGSWYGPDGRRVKRKIGPARTPGERDGLTRTQAEKEMRRVRDAEAGTISAPRVTMEQAGEQLSLSLEVKGRKKSHRMTVASDLRNHIVPFFAGKDLGKITVSDIERYIAVKRKTLAMKTIRNHLVTIHSAFEIGLRRGWCSTNPVKLADRPIVRSNQTRIQFLDQEELERLLAIDYPGDAFGSIEPTLYLVAAMTGLRQGELIGMRWRDVDFHARKIRVVAPYVRGEFIDPKSSDSSRSVPMAERVANNLNALRERSLYPRDGDLVFAHPETGKPLDRSKLVRRFKAARDRAEVREITFHELRHTFGTRMAASGVALRRLQYWMGHADIKTTQVYAHYQPDDHEADMIDEAFAA; this is encoded by the coding sequence ATGGCGCGGCGCACCTACGGTACGGGATCTCTGCGGATCGATGGCGGCTCTTGGTACGGGTCCTGGTACGGCCCTGACGGCCGACGGGTCAAGCGCAAGATCGGCCCGGCACGCACTCCCGGCGAGCGCGACGGGCTCACGCGTACCCAGGCCGAGAAGGAGATGCGACGCGTCCGCGACGCCGAAGCGGGCACGATCTCCGCTCCACGCGTGACGATGGAGCAGGCCGGCGAGCAGCTCTCGCTGTCGCTGGAGGTCAAGGGCCGCAAGAAGTCGCACCGGATGACCGTCGCGTCTGACCTGCGCAATCACATCGTGCCGTTCTTCGCCGGCAAGGATCTCGGCAAGATCACGGTCTCAGACATCGAGCGCTACATCGCCGTCAAGCGTAAGACGCTGGCGATGAAGACCATCCGCAACCACCTCGTCACCATCCACAGCGCCTTCGAGATCGGGCTGCGCCGCGGCTGGTGCAGCACGAACCCGGTCAAGCTGGCCGACCGGCCAATCGTGCGCAGCAATCAGACGCGCATCCAGTTCCTCGACCAAGAGGAGCTCGAGCGGCTGCTCGCGATCGACTATCCGGGCGACGCGTTCGGCAGCATCGAGCCGACCCTCTACCTGGTCGCTGCCATGACCGGCCTGCGACAAGGCGAGCTCATCGGCATGCGCTGGCGCGACGTGGACTTTCACGCACGCAAGATCCGCGTCGTCGCGCCCTACGTGCGCGGAGAGTTCATCGACCCGAAGTCCAGCGACTCCTCCCGCTCGGTGCCCATGGCCGAGCGCGTCGCCAACAACCTCAACGCGCTCCGCGAGCGATCACTGTACCCGCGAGACGGCGACCTCGTCTTCGCACACCCGGAGACCGGCAAGCCGCTCGATCGCTCCAAACTCGTGCGGCGCTTCAAGGCCGCACGCGACCGCGCCGAAGTCCGCGAAATCACGTTCCACGAGCTACGCCACACCTTCGGCACGCGCATGGCCGCCAGCGGCGTCGCGTTGCGCCGGCTGCAGTACTGGATGGGCCACGCCGACATCAAGACCACCCAGGTCTACGCGCACTACCAGCCCGACGACCATGAAGCCGACATGATCGACGAGGCCTTCGCCGCCTGA
- a CDS encoding tyrosine-type recombinase/integrase produces the protein MSSSRDRAIVTVLLATGIRIGELSMLEIDDVRLTQRTGELVLRDGKGDRRRMVPLNRPARAALCEWLADRAGHHSQPSVTSGPVWISRTGEPLSVRSISKVVTAVMAKAGIEDSADALRHTVATRLVHEHGQDLVLVADILGHADVKTTRRYARSDLEQRRAALERLAD, from the coding sequence ATGTCATCGAGCCGTGACCGGGCGATCGTGACGGTGCTGCTGGCGACCGGCATCCGGATCGGCGAGCTCTCGATGCTCGAGATCGACGATGTGCGGCTGACCCAGCGGACCGGCGAGCTCGTCCTGCGAGATGGCAAAGGCGATCGGCGGCGGATGGTGCCGTTGAACCGGCCGGCGCGGGCCGCGCTGTGCGAATGGCTGGCCGACCGTGCCGGTCACCACAGCCAGCCGAGCGTGACGAGCGGACCGGTATGGATCTCCCGGACTGGCGAACCGCTCTCGGTGCGCTCGATCAGCAAGGTCGTCACCGCCGTCATGGCGAAGGCCGGCATTGAGGACTCCGCTGACGCCCTGCGACACACAGTTGCGACGCGTCTGGTCCACGAGCACGGCCAAGATCTCGTATTGGTCGCCGACATTCTCGGCCACGCTGACGTCAAGACCACTCGCCGCTACGCGCGCTCGGACCTCGAGCAACGACGCGCGGCGCTCGAGCGGCTTGCCGACTGA
- a CDS encoding HNH endonuclease → MFEIGAEYRRRDLHAQYGGQTQQGISTPANSNLIFLITGKSGAAYGYDDGWEPEGVYRYFGMGTTGNMRMEGANERVRDAAEDGSELHLFEDLDNGFLRYMDEMTLAGWKHQDNVPDVNGQPRRAIVFYLSSVNAESVSAPPPTVRAPEASGLWAVPMPELRKRAQPNQARVEEPKQAARRVRERSRALRIYVLRRANGVCEACEEAAPFKTPDGRPFLEAHHTRRLSDGGLDDPRWVIAICPNCHRRAHYAEDAETFNNGLKTRLRGLEAG, encoded by the coding sequence ATGTTCGAGATCGGGGCTGAGTATCGGCGGAGAGACCTCCACGCGCAGTACGGCGGACAGACCCAGCAAGGGATCAGCACGCCGGCGAACTCCAACCTCATCTTCCTCATCACGGGCAAGAGCGGCGCTGCGTACGGGTACGACGACGGCTGGGAGCCGGAGGGCGTCTACCGCTACTTCGGGATGGGCACGACCGGCAACATGCGGATGGAGGGCGCGAACGAGCGCGTCCGAGACGCCGCGGAGGATGGGTCCGAGCTCCACTTGTTCGAGGACCTGGACAACGGGTTCCTGCGCTACATGGACGAGATGACGCTCGCCGGCTGGAAGCACCAGGACAACGTGCCGGACGTCAACGGTCAGCCGCGGCGCGCGATCGTCTTCTACCTCTCATCCGTCAACGCCGAGTCCGTGTCCGCGCCCCCGCCCACTGTGAGAGCCCCGGAGGCGTCCGGGCTGTGGGCCGTGCCGATGCCCGAGCTACGCAAGCGCGCGCAGCCGAACCAAGCGCGTGTAGAGGAGCCGAAGCAAGCGGCCCGCCGCGTGCGCGAGCGGAGCCGAGCGCTGCGGATCTACGTTCTGCGCCGGGCGAACGGCGTCTGCGAGGCCTGCGAGGAGGCCGCGCCGTTCAAGACGCCGGATGGACGCCCCTTCCTCGAAGCGCACCACACGCGCCGGCTCTCGGACGGCGGGCTCGACGACCCGCGGTGGGTCATCGCTATCTGCCCGAACTGCCACCGCCGCGCGCACTACGCCGAGGATGCGGAGACCTTCAACAACGGTCTCAAGACACGCCTGCGGGGGCTCGAGGCCGGTTGA
- a CDS encoding protein-export chaperone SecB → MPPESHNSQGQLLDAVLSEVHFRRNLDFDWDKGGVSYVLNTRTEAEVSDDRDHGRVHLHVDVNFQREEGQDEDPFEIKLVVTGMFAWLQPDLPDEEIRGWLSFNGEHLLWPYLRAFISQLTTAAGAAPLVIYTIGIPRPHLGRSDETGDFPKVPVEDEAR, encoded by the coding sequence TTGCCGCCTGAGTCTCACAACTCGCAGGGCCAGCTACTCGACGCGGTTCTCAGCGAGGTCCACTTCCGTCGGAACCTGGACTTCGACTGGGACAAGGGCGGCGTCAGTTATGTCCTGAACACGCGGACGGAAGCGGAGGTCTCCGACGACCGGGACCACGGGCGGGTGCACCTGCACGTCGACGTTAACTTCCAGCGTGAGGAAGGGCAGGACGAGGACCCGTTCGAGATCAAGCTCGTCGTGACCGGGATGTTCGCGTGGCTGCAACCGGACCTCCCAGATGAGGAGATCCGCGGCTGGCTGTCCTTCAACGGCGAGCACCTGCTCTGGCCCTACCTCCGCGCCTTCATCTCCCAGCTGACGACGGCGGCCGGGGCTGCACCGCTGGTCATCTACACCATCGGCATCCCTCGCCCCCACCTCGGGCGCAGCGACGAGACGGGCGACTTTCCGAAGGTCCCCGTGGAAGACGAAGCCAGGTAG